The window ATCTCTAATCTCAACCATCAACTTCTTCACATCAAAATCCTACTCCACCCATTCTCACTCAACCACGTTCCCCCATTATTACTCGATCCCATACTCAGTCCTCTTGTCTTATTGTTCCTATGGACGACACCATCCCATATCCTTCTCGAACTTGTCTCACTACCACTGTACACACTTCCGAAAATCCAACCAGTTGTGCAGCAGCTTTAAAACACTCAGAGTGGCAAGATGCCTTGCAACAGGAGTTTCGTGTCCTTCTCCAAAATCATGCCTGGAGTTTGGTTCCGCCCCATCCCTCTACTAATATACTTGGTTGTAGGTGGGTGTACCGTACAAAACTGCGGGCTGATGGTTCCATTGAGAGGAGAAAGGTGAGACTTGTAGCCAAAGGCTACAACCAACAGTCTGGTGTAGACTTCCAGGAGACCTTCAGTCCTGTGGTCAAGGCTCCTACCATTCGGCTTATTGTTTCTATTGCGGTTGCCCGTGGCTGGCCTCCTAGACAGATTGACAATCAGAACGCCTTTCTTCATGGAACACTCCATGATTAGGTATTCATGCAACAACCCCAAAGTTTGATAGATTCTTT is drawn from Juglans regia cultivar Chandler chromosome 5, Walnut 2.0, whole genome shotgun sequence and contains these coding sequences:
- the LOC109002609 gene encoding uncharacterized mitochondrial protein AtMg00820-like, with translation MDDTIPYPSRTCLTTTVHTSENPTSCAAALKHSEWQDALQQEFRVLLQNHAWSLVPPHPSTNILGCRWVYRTKLRADGSIERRKVRLVAKGYNQQSGVDFQETFSPVVKAPTIRLIVSIAVARGWPPRQIDNQNAFLHGTLHD